AGCCCGGGCGCAATTCGGTTTCCTGATGGATGCCTTCCAGTACGGGGCGCCCCCCCACGGCGGTATCGCTTTTGGGCTGGACCGGCTGGTCGCCATCCTGGGCGGGCAGGAATCCATCCGGGATTATATCGCCTTCCCGAAAAACAACAGCGGCCGGGATGTAATGATCGACGCCCCTGCGCCCCTGGACGCGGAGCAGCTCCGGGAATTGCACCTGGGCCTGCTGGAATCCTGAGCGGTACGCCGGTTTCCGGGCGGACCTGTTGAAAATACATCGGCCGGGGTCCGGGGCCCCGGTATTTTTGTACTTTTAGGTAGATCGATCGGTAGATGGGCAACCAACCACATAGCTTACTGACCCGGTTCCTCAAGTGGCGGTACAAGCATATTTCCCATAAGACCTTTACCCACCTGATGAGCGTGGTCCTCGGTTTTCTGGCCGGCCTGGCTGCAGTTACCCTGAAGAACGCCACCTATTTCATCGAATCGGCCCTGGACCGGGGCGTATTGTTCCTGAGCGAAGAAATCTACTTCATCCTGCCCATCGTGGGGCTGACCCTGGTTTACCTGTACGTAAAATACGTGCACAAGGCGAAACTGGAACACGCCATCTCCTCCATCCTCTTTGCCCTCTCACGGAAGAAAGGGCTCATCCAGGCCAAAAAAATCGTCACCCCCCTGATCACCGCGCCGCTGACGGTTGGCTTCGGGGGGTCTGTGGGGTTGCTCGGCCCGGCCGTGGCCAGCGGAGCCGCCATCAGTTCCAACATTTCCCGCATGCTGCATATCAGTTCCCAGGAACGCTCCCTGTTAATTGCCTGCGCCTCGGCCGGGGCCATCGCCTCGGTGTTCCAGGCGCCGATCGCCGCAATCATCTTTGCCGTGGAGGTATTCAGCCTGGACCTGACCATGCTCTCAATGCTCCCCCTGCTCCTGGCCTCCATTTCCGGGGTGCTCACCTCCTATTTCTTCCTGGGGGACGAAAACCTGTTCACCTTTGAGCTGCAGGATTCCTTCGCCGTCCGCGACAGCCTGTACTATATCCTCCTGGGGATGGGGACGGCCGTGGCTTCCGTCTATTTTACGCGGATGTATTTCGGGATCATGAAACTCTTCCAGCCGCTGCGCAGCCCCAAGTACCGGTTGCTGGTGGGCGGCCTGGCAATCGGGACGATGCTGTATTTTATCCCGCCCCTCTACGGGGAGGGCTTCGGCTTTATCAACAGCCTGCTGGAGGGCGACCACCTGGCTGCCCTGGGCACCACGCCCTTTGACGCCTATACGCACAATATCTGGGTGGTAATCGGGTTGCTGTTCGGGATTACGCTGTTTAAGGCGGTGGCGATGACCACCACGTTTGCCGCCGGGGGGGCCGGGGGGATCTTTATCCCGACCATGGTGATGGGCGGCGCCCTGGGGAACATGCTCGCCAAGGTGATCAACAACCTGGGTCTCGGGCTGTCGGTGAGCGAGTCCAATTTTACGCTCATCGGGATGGCGGGCCTGATTGCCGGGGTGATCCACGCCCCGCTGACCGCCATTTTCCTGATCGCGGAAATCACCGGGGGCTACGACCTGTTTGTCCCCCTGATGATCACGGCTGCCATGTCTTTCCTCATAACGCGAAATACAATGGACCACACCATCTACACCCGGGAACTCGCCCGCATCGGCGCATTGATCACCCACAATAAGGACCAGACCGTCCTGACGCTCATGGAACTCGACGACGTAATTGAAACCGGCTTCCGGGAGGTGCGAAAGGAGATGACCCTGGGGGAAATGCTGCTGGAATCCGTGGCGAAGTCTACCCGGAATATTTTCCCCGTGGTGGATGCCGACGGCAAGCTCGAGGGGATCGTCCTGTTGGACGACATCCGGGAATTCATGTTCGATACGGCCATGTACGACAAAATCACCGTGGCCTCCTTTCTGCAAAACCCGCCCGAAAAAATCTTTTACGAATCGGACAGCATGAAGCAGGTGATGAAGAAATTCCAGGACAGCGGGGCCTGGAACCTCCCGGTAGTCCGCAACGGGAAGTACGCCGGTTTTGTTTCAAAATCAAAACTGCTAACCGCTTACCGCCGCAAGTTGATTACCTTTGCACGGTAATGCGCACCCTGATACGATACGTGGTTTTGGCGATTGTCCTGGCCTCCCTGGCAGGCATTATCTACGGTTTTACCCGGATGGAGGAAGCCCCCCAGCAAGCCAACAAGTTCATAGGCTTCGGGGTAGTGGGCCTGTTCCTGCTGGCCATGCCCCTGTTTTTGGTTTCGGAATCCCGCGGGAAGAATATGAAGGATTACATGCTGACGGACCAAAAAATCCGCGAAATGCGCGAGAACCGGAAGAAATCCCCTGAAAATCAGTAATTTTTCCTAATTTCACTTTTTACAGGTACGACAGTTGAAAGAATTTCGTTTAACTTCGTACAACTTTTATTACTTAATATTTTTTTAAATGACTGGAACTGTTAAATTTTTCAATGAGTCCAAAGGTTATGGATTCATCACTAACGACGACACCGGAAGGGACATCTTCGTTCATGCCACGGCCCTGGACGGGCTGGTGCTGAACCAGGGGGACAAAGTAGAATATCAGGAAACTGAAGGACGAAAAGGAATGGTTGCGGCCGATGTGCACGTAATCGGATAGTTATATTTTATTTTGATGACAAGTACGCACCGCGCCCCTGGCGCGGTGTTTTTTTTTGCTCATATACCGGGTGGCTAGTTCAGGTTCCGGCGCTCGATAAAGAACCGCTTGAGCAGGGCGGCGGCCTCCGCCTCCAGGATCCCCGGGGTAACCAGGGTCCTGGGATGCAGCTTCCCCCCCATGGCGGTGAATCCCCGCTGGGGGTCCGGCGCCCCGTAGACCACCCGGGAAACCTGGCTCCAGTACAGGGCCCCGGCACACATCTGGCAGGGTTCCAGGGTCACGTAGAGCGTACAGTCCGTCAGGTACTTCCCCCCCAGGAAATTGGCAGCGGCGGTAATGGCCTGCATTTCTGCATGGGCCGTAACATCGTTGAGTTTCTCCGTGAGGTTGTGGGCCCGGGCAATGACCCGGTCCCGGACGGTGATCACCGCCCCTACCGGCACCTCCCCCAGATCAAATGCCGCCTCGGCCTCCTGCAGGGCTTTCCGCATAAAAAACGCATCGTCGAGTATCAATTCCATCGGGCTAAAAATACAATATCTCGTCCGATCCTTTCTATCTGCGGTCCTGTCCATTCCACTTCCCGGAAATCGAATTTGCAGTACCTTTACCGGCGAAGATGCAAATCCTGGAGCAAATAAACGACCCGGCCGACCTGCGCGCACTTCCCGAAGACCGCCTCCCGCAGCTTGCGGCCGAACTCCGGGAATTCATCATCGACGTGGTTTCCGTCAAGGAAGGGCACCTGGGTGCCAGCCTGGGGGTGGTGGAACTGACCCTGGCCCTCCACTATGTGTTCAACACCCCGGAAGACCGGCTGATCTGGGATGTGGGCCACCAGGCCTACGGGCACAAAATCCTCACCGGACGGCGTGAATCGTTCCATACCAACCGGCAACAGGGGGGGATCAGCGGCTTCCCGAAACGGGACGAAAGCCCGTATGACGCCTTCGGTACGGGCCATGCTTCCACCTCCCTCTCCGCCCTGCTCGGCATGGCCCTGGCGGCCCGGCTCCAGGGAAAAATCGCCCGGAAGCACGTGGCCGTGATCGGGGATGCTTCCATTGCCGGGGGAATGGCCTTTGAAGCGCTGAACCACATGGGAGTGGCCGATACGGACGTGCTTGTCGTCCTCAACGACAACGCCATCGGGATTGACCCCAGCGTCGGGGCGCTCAAGGAATACCTAACCCGGGTCAAGGCCGGGGGGGCTGCCGGCGACAACCTGTTTGAAAACCTGAACCTTCACTACACCGGGCCCGTGGACGGCCACGACCTCCCCGGGCTGGTAGCCACGCTGAGGAAACTGGCCTCAAGGCCGGGACCCAAGCTGCTCCACGTGGTTACCACCAAGGGGAAAGGCCTCCGGCAGGCCGAGGAAAACCAGGTGGTCTACCACGCCCCGGGGCGTTTTGACAAATACACGGGCGACCTGATCCGCCGCGAAAACGATCCGGGGCGGGGGCCGAAATACCAGGATGTGTTCGGGCATACCCTGGTGGAACTGGCCCGGGAGAACCCCCGCATCGTCGGGATTACCCCGGCCATGCCCTCAGGGAGCTCCCTGAAATACCTCATGGAGGAATTCCCGGAGCGGGCCTTCGATGTGGGCATCGCCGAACAGCACGCGGTAACTTTGGCGGCCGGGATGGCGGCCGATGGGGCGGTTCCCTATTGCGCCATCTATTCCACCTTCCTGCAGCGCGCCTACGACCAGGTGATCCATGACGTGGCCATCCAACAGCTCCCCGTGGTATTCTGCCTGGACCGGGCCGGCCTGGTGGGCCAGGACGGGGCCACCCACCACGGGATCTTCGACATCGCCTACCTGCGGTGCATCCCGGGGCTGGTGGTGATGTCGCCCATGGACAACCGGGAGCTGCGCGACATGCTCTACACCGTCCAACTGGAACCCCGGGGCCCGGTGGCCATCCGCTATCCGCGCGGCTATAGCCGGCAGGCCAGTTGGAAACACCCTTTCCGAAGAATTCCCGTGGGAAAGGCACGAAAATTGCAGCAGGGAATAGCTGTTGCGGTGCTTACCCTGGGGCCCCTGGGCCAAACCATCCGGGAGGTATTGGGGGAAACGGAGAATCCGGAAGCCTTTGGGCATTACGATTTCCGGTTCGCCAAACCCCTGGACCGGGAAGCCTTGCGGGAGATTGCCCTTGCCTATGGGCAGGTGGTGACCTTGGAAGACGGGTGCCGGGAGGGCGGGTTTGGCAGTGCCGTCCTCGAAGCCCTTGCCGAGATGGGGTATAGCGGGAAGGTGCATCGCCTGGGTATCCCGGATGCCTTCCCCGGGCACGCCACAACCCAAGAACTATACGAAGAGCTGGGGCTCGACAAGGCCTCCCTGCTCCGGACCTTAAACAACCTGACGCATGAGTAACATCGGCGCGAAAACCAACCTCGTTGCAACAGCCTGCCTGTTGCTTTCAACCCTGGCCTTCGGGCAGGATACAATCCCCCGGACCATCGACAGCATCCCGACGGACACCCTGGTGATCCGCACGAACCAGTATCCGATCCGGATCATCCCCCGGGGGGTCAACCTCACGAACCCGGTGATTACCTTCAACGAGACCAAGCCGCTGATGCGCCGCAAAAAGCGCTTCCGGGTACCGTCGTTCTGGGAAAAGAAGAACGAATTCGACCTGCAACTCAGCGAGGTGGCCTTTGTTAACTGGAATGCAGGGGGCGACAATGCCGTATCGGCTATCGGCAAGCTCTACTTTGAGCGGAACTACAAATTCCGCTATTTCCAGTGGGACAACGACCTGGAACTCCGCTTTGGCTGGAACGCCCAGGAAGGGCGAAAATGGCGGAAAACGGACGACGCCATCCGGCTGAGCAGCACGATCGGCTACCGGCGGGATACGATCAGCAATTGGTACTATTCCGTGAAGATGAACTTCAACACGCAGTTTGCCGACGGTTTTAAATACCCGGACCGCAGCAAACCCATTTCCCGCTTTATGGCTCCGGGTTACCTGTTCCTCGGGGCGGGTACCTCCTATATCCCCGAGGGGAAGGACTTCAACCTCTATATCTCACCCCTGACCTTCAAGGGTACCTTTGTACTGGACCAGACCCTGGCCAACAACGGGGCGTTCGGGGTGGAAAAAGCCGTACTGGACAACAACGGCAATGTCCTGGAGCCCGGGTCCAACCTCTTTGCGGAACTCGGGTTTTTGGTTACCCATAAATGGGAATTGCCGATAACGGACAACGTGATTTTGAACCACAACCTCTCCCTTTATACGGACTACCTGCGGGTGTTCGGGAATGTAGACGTAGACTGGCAGGTCAAATTTAATTTCAAGGTGAATGAATTCATCCAGGCCACCCTGCTCACCCACCTGATTTATGACGACGACATCCTGTTTGACCGTGTAGAGGCCGACGACGGCACGGTGATTGACCCGGGCTCGCCCCGCACGCAGTTCCGACAACAGCTCGGCATCGGCATCAACTACAAATTCTGATCAGAGCTGCTTCCCGCTGATTTTGTTGTGCAGGTGGACGGCCGCCCCGTCCGAGAGGCTGGCCACATAGGAACAGGCCTGCAGCAGCACGTCGTAAACGGAGGTTGCCCCGGGCATGCGGGTGGTTTCCGGCAGCAGCTTCAGGATGAGCCCGTCGTAGGCGGATAATTCGCCTTCGAGTTGGCAGACCAGGGCTCCGGTCACTACTTCCAGGATGTCTGAGAGGATCGCATACCCGGCCACTTCCTTTTCCACCACCTCGGGCGACTGGTAGATGCGTTCCACGCTGATATTGAGGATGTCCGCGATCTGCGCCTTGTATCGGCTCCGATCCAGGAGGGCTACCGGGAATTCCCCGCTGAGGATCTCGGGCTCGTTTTCCATAAATACCCGGACGGCATCCCGCACCAGGGAATTGATTGCGATGGCCCGGAGGTAGCCCAACCGATCCTGCATGGCGGGGATGGCGCGGTACTTCTCCGTGTTGATGCCGTCGCTCACCAGCTTGATCAGGTATTCCAGGGCAAAGTCTTCCGGGATCAGCCCCAGGTTGATCCCATCCTCAAAGTCGATGATTGTGTAGCAGATATCGTCGGCGGCTTCCACCAGGTAGGTGAGCGGGTGCCGGCAATAGAAGCGGTCGGCCCCGGAGCCCAGCGTTTTCAGGCCGAGTTCCTCCGCCACCTCCCGGAAGCTGTCGGTGTCCGACTGGAAATACCCGAATTTTTTGGCGGCAATATGGGGGGCGGGTTTCCTGGGCAGGGATCCCTTGGGGTATTTCATAAACGCCCCCAGGGTGGCGTGGCTCAGCCGCAGGCCGCCGGGAATACCCTCCCGGGAAGCCGTGAGCAGGCGGAAGCCGTGGGCGTTGCCCTCAAAACGCACCAAATCCTCGAATTGATCTTCCGAAAGGGCATCCTGGTAGCGGCGTCCCGGGCCCCGGCTGAAAAAAGCGCCGATCGCCTTCTCGCCGCTGTGGCCAAAGGGTGGGTTCCCGATATCGTGTGCCAGGGCGGCGGCGGCCACAATGGCACCAAAATCGTTGAAACGGTACCCATGGACTTCGGACAGGTAGGGATGGGTCTTCAGGACCTCTGCCCCTGCCAGGCGACCCAGGCTGCGGCCCACCACGGAAACCTCCAGGCTGTGGGTCAGCCGGGTGTGCACAAAATCCGTCTTGGAGAGGGGGATCACCTGGGTTTTGTCCTGCAGGCTCCGGAAATACGGGGAGAATATTATACGGTCGTAATCCACCTCAAATCCCAGGCGGGTCTCATCCTGTTCCTTCCGGAGACGTTTGTGCGTATCCCCGTGCCGTTTCAGCGACAACAGCCGCTCCCATTGCATCATACCAGTTCGTTGTAATTGCCGCAAGATACTACATTTTCCAGGCCCTGAGGAGAGGCTTTTCCCACCTGTTAACACTGGGGTAACACCGTAACATTGCGCTAACAATAAGGCAAAGAAGGTTTAATCTCAGGCTAACCCGAACCTTACAACACCGGGCGTTCTTTGCGCCGGTACTAAGTATAGCGAAATAAATACAATGAGAATTTTACTATTCGGGCTATTTGCCCTTTCAAGTTTTATGGTGAGTGCACAAAATACAGGAAGTATTGCCGGGGTGCTCACCGACCAGGAAATGAACGGGGAACCCCTGCCGTTTGCCAATATCCTGATCAAGGGAACCACCACGGGAACCACCTCCGACTTTGACGGCCTGTATGAGATTGACGGGTTGGATCCGGGGGATTATACTGTGGTTTTCAGCTTCCTTGGCTATGAAACGGTAGAAATCCCGGCAACGGTTGAAGCGGGGAAGGTTACTCAGATTAACGTGCCCATGTCCGCCAATGAAGGCATGGCACTGGACGAAGTGGTTGTTACCACGGTCTCCCGCAAGGACTCCGAGGTGGCTCTGCTGCTCGACCAGAAATCCGCCATCCTGATCCGGGAGAGTATCGGATCCCAGCAATTGGGGCGGATCGGCGTCTCGGACGCGGCCACCGCCACCACAAAAATCTCCGGGGTTACCGCCAGCGAGGCGTCCGGGGATATTTTTATCCGCGGCCTCGGCGACCGCTACCTCTCCACCACCCTGAACGGGCTGCCGGTCCCCTCCGACGACGTGGACCGGAAAAATATCGACCTGGGGTTGTTCCCTACGCGCGTGATCCAAAACGTCAGCATCGGGAAAACCTATTCCGTCCAGAGTTCCGCCGACCAGGCCTCCGGGACGGTCAATATCACCTCCCGGGAACTCGTCGGGTCTAACGAGCTGACCATCGGCCTGCGGGGCGGTGCAAATACGAACGTAATCCAGGACGGGGTGTTCGACAACTTCAAGTTGTCTCCCGCAAGCGCCAAGGCGCCCCTGGGGTATTACAGCTTCAACCGGTCCGTACAGCAGCTGATCACCCAGCAGGGATGGAATACCCGCACGGAAGAGGCGCCCATGGACTATGTCCTGAACCTGGTGGCCGGGAAAAAATTCGGCGATCGCTTATCCGTGCTGCTCACCGGGTCCCAAAGCCGGTCCTACGACTACGGCCAGGGGCTCTTCCGGCAATTCCGCTCCAACTTCATTGACGATACGCTGACCGACGCCACGCGGTGGCGGAAGCGGGAGGTTACTTCCGGGCTCCTGGATATGGTGTATTTCATCAACGAGAACCACAAACTCAAGTCGTCCTCCATCTTCCTGAATACCTTTACCGAAGAGATCTTTGAAGGGGGTCGCAACGGGGAGGGCTTCATCTTCGAGGAGACCGACCCGGCCGAAGGCCTCGGACAATTTGTCCGCGACCAGAACATCAAGCAAACCCAGATCCTGATTTCCCAGTTGCTGGGGACCCATCGCCTGGGCCAGAAAAATTCCCTGCAGTGGGCCCTGGGATTCAATAATGTGAATGCGGACGAGCCGAACCGGATCCGGAACGAGGTGAACTTTGACCCGGACGGTTCCTTTGTGCAACTGGGCCGGACCGGCGGTTTCCAACAGCGGAAATCCAGCCAGGAAATACAGGACAGGGAATACAACGGCTACCTGAAAGACGTGATGGACATCATCCAGGAAGAGGACAAATCCTTCCGGATTGAGGTCGGCGTCAACTACCGGAACAAGGAGCGGGATTTTGAGTCCGTATTCGTCGGGGTGGAGGAGCAATCCGTCAATACGGTAAACCCGCCTTCCATAGACAATATCGGGGCGATTTTCCAACCCGACAACTTTACGAGCGGCCGCCTCCAGTACAACCTGCTGCAGCCCGACCTGTACAATGGGAAACTGGAATCCATGGCCGGGTTTGCCGACTTTAATGTGGGCCTGAACAAATGGAATTTCAACGCCGGGCTGCGCTTCCAACGGGACGAGATCAACGTCGGCTTTGACGTGGGGAACTTCCCGGGCCGGGTGGGCGAAACCAATAAGGAGTATTCAAACCTTTACCCGAGCCTGAACGTGCGGTACAGCATCGACGACCGGAATGCGCTCCGCCTGGCGATGAGCCGGACGATCACACTGCCGGAATTCAAGGAAATCGCGCCGTTTGAATACGTCTCCCAGGTGGGGCAGGTAACCCGGGGGAACCCGGACCTGGAAGCCTCCCGGGACCTGAACTACGACCTGAAATGGGAGTATTTCCCCTCCGCCGGGGAACTCATCTCCCTGGCAGCCTTTTACAAGGAGATTTCGGACCCGATCAACCGGGTACAGGACCGTGGATCTGCCGGTGTGTTCTCCTATTTCAACTCCGGGGAAAAAGCTGAGGTGATCGGGATTGAGGCCGAGGCCAAGGTAGACCTGATTACCGCCCCGGAAAACGAAGAGGGCCTGCGCGAGGGCTCCGGGCTGGGCCTGGTATTCAACGCCACGCGTATGTGGCACGAGCAGGACCTGAAGGAGGTCCGGGACGAAGAGGGGAACTTTATCCGCACCTTCCGCTACAAAGGCCTGACCGAAACCGGCCTGCAGGGCGCTTCCGACTGGATATTCAACGCGAGCCTGAATTACTCCCTGGAGGGGGCCAACCCCTTTAACGCAACGCTGACGGCCAACTATGCCTCAGATAAGATCTTCTCCCTCGGGGCTCCGGAAATCCAGAGCCAGAGCGATACATTCTACAACGATGCCATCGTTGAAAAAGGCTTTGTGGTCCTCGACGCCGTCCTGATCCAGGAACTCGGGGAACACTGGCGGATCCGGCTGATGGGACGGAACCTGCTGACACCGACAATTGAAAGGACCCAGCTGGTCCGCCCTAGTACCACCAATATTGAAACGGAAGAAGTTGTCCGTAGCTATACTTCTGGAGCACAGATCAGCCTGGGTCTCAATTATACATTTTGACCAAAAATGACCACTAACTGAAATCGATCACTAATTAAACCCCTCTCATTATGAAGACAAACATTTACAGAATTCTCACCTCAATGACCATGGTCTTCGCGCTGATGCTTGCGAGCTGCAGCAGCGACGA
This genomic window from Robiginitalea biformata HTCC2501 contains:
- a CDS encoding chloride channel protein, whose protein sequence is MGNQPHSLLTRFLKWRYKHISHKTFTHLMSVVLGFLAGLAAVTLKNATYFIESALDRGVLFLSEEIYFILPIVGLTLVYLYVKYVHKAKLEHAISSILFALSRKKGLIQAKKIVTPLITAPLTVGFGGSVGLLGPAVASGAAISSNISRMLHISSQERSLLIACASAGAIASVFQAPIAAIIFAVEVFSLDLTMLSMLPLLLASISGVLTSYFFLGDENLFTFELQDSFAVRDSLYYILLGMGTAVASVYFTRMYFGIMKLFQPLRSPKYRLLVGGLAIGTMLYFIPPLYGEGFGFINSLLEGDHLAALGTTPFDAYTHNIWVVIGLLFGITLFKAVAMTTTFAAGGAGGIFIPTMVMGGALGNMLAKVINNLGLGLSVSESNFTLIGMAGLIAGVIHAPLTAIFLIAEITGGYDLFVPLMITAAMSFLITRNTMDHTIYTRELARIGALITHNKDQTVLTLMELDDVIETGFREVRKEMTLGEMLLESVAKSTRNIFPVVDADGKLEGIVLLDDIREFMFDTAMYDKITVASFLQNPPEKIFYESDSMKQVMKKFQDSGAWNLPVVRNGKYAGFVSKSKLLTAYRRKLITFAR
- a CDS encoding cold-shock protein, whose translation is MTGTVKFFNESKGYGFITNDDTGRDIFVHATALDGLVLNQGDKVEYQETEGRKGMVAADVHVIG
- a CDS encoding nucleoside deaminase translates to MELILDDAFFMRKALQEAEAAFDLGEVPVGAVITVRDRVIARAHNLTEKLNDVTAHAEMQAITAAANFLGGKYLTDCTLYVTLEPCQMCAGALYWSQVSRVVYGAPDPQRGFTAMGGKLHPRTLVTPGILEAEAAALLKRFFIERRNLN
- a CDS encoding 1-deoxy-D-xylulose-5-phosphate synthase encodes the protein MQILEQINDPADLRALPEDRLPQLAAELREFIIDVVSVKEGHLGASLGVVELTLALHYVFNTPEDRLIWDVGHQAYGHKILTGRRESFHTNRQQGGISGFPKRDESPYDAFGTGHASTSLSALLGMALAARLQGKIARKHVAVIGDASIAGGMAFEALNHMGVADTDVLVVLNDNAIGIDPSVGALKEYLTRVKAGGAAGDNLFENLNLHYTGPVDGHDLPGLVATLRKLASRPGPKLLHVVTTKGKGLRQAEENQVVYHAPGRFDKYTGDLIRRENDPGRGPKYQDVFGHTLVELARENPRIVGITPAMPSGSSLKYLMEEFPERAFDVGIAEQHAVTLAAGMAADGAVPYCAIYSTFLQRAYDQVIHDVAIQQLPVVFCLDRAGLVGQDGATHHGIFDIAYLRCIPGLVVMSPMDNRELRDMLYTVQLEPRGPVAIRYPRGYSRQASWKHPFRRIPVGKARKLQQGIAVAVLTLGPLGQTIREVLGETENPEAFGHYDFRFAKPLDREALREIALAYGQVVTLEDGCREGGFGSAVLEALAEMGYSGKVHRLGIPDAFPGHATTQELYEELGLDKASLLRTLNNLTHE
- a CDS encoding DUF3078 domain-containing protein; translated protein: MSNIGAKTNLVATACLLLSTLAFGQDTIPRTIDSIPTDTLVIRTNQYPIRIIPRGVNLTNPVITFNETKPLMRRKKRFRVPSFWEKKNEFDLQLSEVAFVNWNAGGDNAVSAIGKLYFERNYKFRYFQWDNDLELRFGWNAQEGRKWRKTDDAIRLSSTIGYRRDTISNWYYSVKMNFNTQFADGFKYPDRSKPISRFMAPGYLFLGAGTSYIPEGKDFNLYISPLTFKGTFVLDQTLANNGAFGVEKAVLDNNGNVLEPGSNLFAELGFLVTHKWELPITDNVILNHNLSLYTDYLRVFGNVDVDWQVKFNFKVNEFIQATLLTHLIYDDDILFDRVEADDGTVIDPGSPRTQFRQQLGIGINYKF
- the dgt gene encoding dGTP triphosphohydrolase, yielding MQWERLLSLKRHGDTHKRLRKEQDETRLGFEVDYDRIIFSPYFRSLQDKTQVIPLSKTDFVHTRLTHSLEVSVVGRSLGRLAGAEVLKTHPYLSEVHGYRFNDFGAIVAAAALAHDIGNPPFGHSGEKAIGAFFSRGPGRRYQDALSEDQFEDLVRFEGNAHGFRLLTASREGIPGGLRLSHATLGAFMKYPKGSLPRKPAPHIAAKKFGYFQSDTDSFREVAEELGLKTLGSGADRFYCRHPLTYLVEAADDICYTIIDFEDGINLGLIPEDFALEYLIKLVSDGINTEKYRAIPAMQDRLGYLRAIAINSLVRDAVRVFMENEPEILSGEFPVALLDRSRYKAQIADILNISVERIYQSPEVVEKEVAGYAILSDILEVVTGALVCQLEGELSAYDGLILKLLPETTRMPGATSVYDVLLQACSYVASLSDGAAVHLHNKISGKQL
- a CDS encoding TonB-dependent receptor yields the protein MRILLFGLFALSSFMVSAQNTGSIAGVLTDQEMNGEPLPFANILIKGTTTGTTSDFDGLYEIDGLDPGDYTVVFSFLGYETVEIPATVEAGKVTQINVPMSANEGMALDEVVVTTVSRKDSEVALLLDQKSAILIRESIGSQQLGRIGVSDAATATTKISGVTASEASGDIFIRGLGDRYLSTTLNGLPVPSDDVDRKNIDLGLFPTRVIQNVSIGKTYSVQSSADQASGTVNITSRELVGSNELTIGLRGGANTNVIQDGVFDNFKLSPASAKAPLGYYSFNRSVQQLITQQGWNTRTEEAPMDYVLNLVAGKKFGDRLSVLLTGSQSRSYDYGQGLFRQFRSNFIDDTLTDATRWRKREVTSGLLDMVYFINENHKLKSSSIFLNTFTEEIFEGGRNGEGFIFEETDPAEGLGQFVRDQNIKQTQILISQLLGTHRLGQKNSLQWALGFNNVNADEPNRIRNEVNFDPDGSFVQLGRTGGFQQRKSSQEIQDREYNGYLKDVMDIIQEEDKSFRIEVGVNYRNKERDFESVFVGVEEQSVNTVNPPSIDNIGAIFQPDNFTSGRLQYNLLQPDLYNGKLESMAGFADFNVGLNKWNFNAGLRFQRDEINVGFDVGNFPGRVGETNKEYSNLYPSLNVRYSIDDRNALRLAMSRTITLPEFKEIAPFEYVSQVGQVTRGNPDLEASRDLNYDLKWEYFPSAGELISLAAFYKEISDPINRVQDRGSAGVFSYFNSGEKAEVIGIEAEAKVDLITAPENEEGLREGSGLGLVFNATRMWHEQDLKEVRDEEGNFIRTFRYKGLTETGLQGASDWIFNASLNYSLEGANPFNATLTANYASDKIFSLGAPEIQSQSDTFYNDAIVEKGFVVLDAVLIQELGEHWRIRLMGRNLLTPTIERTQLVRPSTTNIETEEVVRSYTSGAQISLGLNYTF